Proteins found in one Drosophila innubila isolate TH190305 chromosome X, UK_Dinn_1.0, whole genome shotgun sequence genomic segment:
- the LOC117785785 gene encoding mitochondrial import receptor subunit TOM20 homolog: MSSRSLLAFTAGTAGAIILSYCIYYDQKRRSDPEYKRKVHQRRQRDINNDDNQATAHQNDIPLYDTSDHSALEQSFYNEMKVGEQLISNGNIADGVSHFANALMMCAQPLPLFQTFQESLPDFVFMPLLMKLTELQSNSSSNKDNSISTPDPV, encoded by the coding sequence atgtcgaGCAGATCCTTGCTGGCGTTTACGGCAGGTACAGCCGGAGCAATTATCCTAAGCTATTGCATCTACTACGATCAGAAGCGTCGATCCGACCCGGAATATAAGCGGAAGGTTCATCAGCGTCGCCAACGGGATAtaaataatgatgataatcAAGCGACGGCccatcaaaatgatattccccTTTACGATACCAGTGATCATTCGGCTTTGGAGCAATCCTTTtacaatgaaatgaaagtgGGCGAACAGTTAATTAGCAATGGTAATATCGCCGATGGTGTTAGCCATTTTGCTAATGCCCTTATGATGTGTGCCCAACCGTTGCCCCTGTTCCAGACATTCCAGGAATCCCTACCGGATTTTGTCTTTATGCCATTGCTAATGAAACTAACTGAACTTCAGAGCAATAGCAGCTCAAACAAGGATAATTCAATCAGCACTCCAGATCCGGTATAA
- the LOC117785795 gene encoding mitochondrial import receptor subunit TOM20 homolog has protein sequence MSKKSLLAFTVGAAGALLLGYCLYYDQKRRSDPNYKRKVRQRRQKSNRLTPMAMGGGGGGMEIRSEGQINILHDPFEMSDHEIVQHYFQNEIKMGEELFRQGKLDEGLVHLANATMLCAQPVALMETMKVALPDPIFNMLLTKLPEINNQSLSAHGFGVDLPLD, from the coding sequence ATGTCGAAGAAATCCCTACTGGCATTCACTGTTGGCGCAGCTGGTGCACTGCTCCTTGGCTATTGTCTATATTATGATCAGAAGCGTCGATCCGATCCCAATTATAAGAGGAAGGTGCGTCAGCGTCGGCAGAAATCGAATCGCTTGACGCCCATGGCAATGGGTGGAGGTGGTGGTGGGATGGAGATTCGATCGGAAGGTCAAATCAATATACTACACGATCCATTTGAAATGTCTGATCATGAGATTGTTCAGCACTATTTCCAGAATGAGATCAAAATGGGCGAGGAGCTGTTCAGGCAGGGTAAACTGGACGAGGGACTTGTTCATTTGGCCAATGCGACAATGCTGTGTGCCCAGCCTGTTGCCCTAATGGAGACCATGAAGGTGGCCCTTCCCGATCCCATATTTAACATGTTGTTGACAAAGTTGCCGGAGATTAATAATCAGTCGCTATCTGCACATGGCTTTGGTGTCGATCTACCCCTGGATTAA